One Ignavibacteria bacterium genomic window carries:
- the vsr gene encoding DNA mismatch endonuclease Vsr: MKLVLSILLYKIHILNMADVHDKKTRSYNMSQIKCRDTKPEQIVRKFIFKNGFRYKKNVINLPGKPDIVLPKYKTIIFVHGCFWHGHKNCQYASIPKTKTEWWLNKIGKNKLNDAKHFKALKKLGWQVFIIWECNIKKNNQTYLLNLINNLTEIKINGTKKKT, encoded by the coding sequence ATGAAATTAGTATTAAGTATTTTATTATATAAAATACATATACTAAATATGGCAGACGTACATGATAAAAAGACTCGAAGCTATAATATGTCCCAAATAAAATGTCGAGATACAAAACCAGAACAGATAGTTCGTAAATTTATATTTAAAAACGGATTTAGATATAAAAAAAACGTAATAAATTTACCTGGAAAACCTGATATTGTTTTACCAAAATATAAAACAATTATATTTGTTCACGGTTGTTTCTGGCATGGACATAAAAATTGTCAATACGCTTCTATTCCTAAAACAAAAACTGAATGGTGGTTAAATAAGATAGGAAAGAATAAGCTTAATGATGCTAAGCATTTTAAAGCTCTTAAAAAGTTAGGTTGGCAAGTATTTATTATTTGGGAATGCAATATTAAAAAAAATAATCAAACATATTTATTAAATTTAATTAATAATTTAACGGAAATAAAAATTAATGGCACGAAAAAGAAAACCTAG
- a CDS encoding DNA cytosine methyltransferase, whose protein sequence is MARKRKPRLIDLFCGAGGLSKGFEMAGFKTLLGIDSIQRFTETFQLNHTNSKTICGDITKITVDEIKKIINNLEVDVIVGGPPCQGFSMAGQRDPKDPRNSLFMEYVRIVEGLKPTYFVMENVPGILTMETASGQNVLSIILTEFKRLGYTVEYKKLLASDYGVPQKRKRIIFIGTNKNKKIHFPKPTHSEINAEGLFEPPLKKWKPVKEVLFKKNEVEKSYFHSKKMIEGFIKRTAVNRKKGNGFGWQILDLNKPSYTISARYWKDGSDALVKYSETEIRMLTPRECARIQTFPDTFKFVGNKKEQYMQIGNAVPPLLGKAIAESILEQII, encoded by the coding sequence ATGGCACGAAAAAGAAAACCTAGATTAATTGATTTATTTTGTGGTGCGGGAGGATTAAGTAAAGGTTTTGAAATGGCAGGATTTAAAACTCTATTAGGAATTGATAGCATTCAGAGATTTACAGAAACTTTTCAATTAAATCATACAAATTCAAAAACAATATGTGGAGATATTACTAAAATAACAGTTGATGAAATAAAAAAAATTATCAACAATTTAGAAGTTGATGTTATAGTTGGAGGACCACCTTGTCAGGGATTTAGTATGGCAGGTCAAAGAGATCCTAAAGACCCAAGAAATTCTCTTTTTATGGAATATGTTAGAATAGTTGAGGGTTTAAAACCTACTTATTTCGTAATGGAAAATGTTCCCGGTATACTAACTATGGAAACTGCTTCTGGACAGAATGTATTATCTATTATATTAACAGAATTTAAGAGACTTGGATATACCGTTGAATATAAAAAGCTTTTAGCTTCAGATTATGGTGTACCTCAAAAAAGGAAACGAATAATTTTTATTGGAACAAATAAAAATAAAAAGATACATTTTCCTAAACCAACACATTCTGAAATCAATGCTGAAGGATTATTTGAACCTCCATTAAAAAAATGGAAACCTGTAAAAGAAGTTTTGTTTAAAAAAAACGAAGTTGAAAAATCGTATTTCCATTCCAAAAAAATGATTGAAGGTTTTATAAAAAGAACCGCTGTTAACCGGAAAAAAGGAAATGGTTTTGGATGGCAAATATTGGATTTGAATAAACCTTCATATACTATTTCTGCACGATATTGGAAAGATGGTTCTGATGCATTAGTAAAATATTCTGAGACAGAAATTAGGATGTTAACGCCACGCGAATGTGCTAGAATTCAGACATTTCCAGATACATTTAAATTTGTTGGTAATAAAAAAGAACAATATATGCAAATTGGAAATGCAGTACCACCGCTTTTGGGGAAGGCTATTGCAGAATCTATTTTAGAACAAATTATTTAA